The Anoplopoma fimbria isolate UVic2021 breed Golden Eagle Sablefish chromosome 10, Afim_UVic_2022, whole genome shotgun sequence sequence TGTCTTGTTCGTTAAAAAGAAACTTGCACAAACATTTCAGTGCGCTGCTCATCCTTCCATCAGGTTTCCTCTGGAGGCTTTGAGCATGTTAGTGAGTGTGCTGGCCTGGCTCTGCTCCTCCCTGCTGGGCTCTGCCGGCGGGGGGAAGCTGCCTGAAGCCGAGGTGCACATAGATGTTCTGCACAGACCTTTTCTCTGTCACCGAAGGTCAAAGTACGGAGACATCCTGCTGGTGCATCACGACGGGTACTTTGAGAACGGGACCATGTTTCACTCCAGGTATGTTTGATGAATGAATACTGCCCTTAATGTGAGATCCAGGTGACAGGTATTCAATTTAAGTTACACCTGAGCAGTTAATAACGGGAGTTTAAGGtgctactactaataataataatggattttatttatatagcacactttaaaatacaaagaaatctcaaggtgctgcacagggtagaacaatcacaataatcaaatataataataaaacgctaaaaacaaacataaaataagaatttaaattaattaattcatttaatcataatgaaatctaagaatatctattaaaactgaacaaccacccaaacacaagcaatctaaatgACCAAGACCTcagggggaggcagagaggaacaggtgagttttaagatttgatttaaaaggtGCTGTCAATCAGTTGTGAATAGAAATGAATTGTAAAAACTTTAATGATAGTTTTTCTCTCGCCTGGTCAGCAACGTTACGTGTTAAATGACCATGGTGACGTTTATGAGGGTCACGTGATTAAACATGTCAAATGGTCAGTTCAGCCAAGAAGAATTATTTCTTTGATGTGCTAAGATTTTCACATATTCATCTCTGAAACTaaacatcaatttaaaaaaacaactggtgTTTTGGGATTTGGATGAGCTGAACCTCTTTAATAACTGAGATTTAAAATCAGTAATGTGAGAAAAAGTTCAGCAAGAATTCCCCCCCAAAATGTCTCACTCTATCCCTATTCTTTCCTCAGACTGCAATTAATCTAAAAACTCATTGAACTTTTAATGATAACAATACtcagagaaataaatcaaaagtttcAGATAGTAAATAATCCCATAAATCCACATACACATTTAGTGTAAAACATCACGTCTCGGGTGATGTTTTAAATCTGGacaacattttatgaaaaaatgttttgcacttaaaagttgaattcaataaaatgaatgattacATATTATTTCGTTACAAACTTTTGAAATTACAGCCAGAGTTAGCCCTGTAATAAAGGGGTGTTATCTCCACCTTCCACTATAGTTacctgttgttattattacctTCTCACAGTCCCTTCCTTTGCAGACCTGAAACACTCCTCTCCCCactgtatttctgtgtttttccacaaGTCGAGCTGAAGGTGACAAGCAGGCGGTGTGGTTTACACTTGGCATCAAAGAAGTGATCAAAGGCTGGGATAAGGGCCTGCAGGACATGTGCtctggagagaagaggaaactCGTCGTACCTCCAGCTCTGGCCTATGGGAAGGAAGGGAGAGGTACTGTCGCTTTGTCCGTCTGCACGCAAACTTCTCTGCATGTTGCTATACAGATACACAGCACTGTCTTCATAGAAGTCCTTGAGGGTTAAGAATATGTGTAATATTATACCGTATATTTtgcatgtatatgtatattatacTTGTCTGTCTTGTTTTGAATGGCTCTCTAGGACTCCCACGCTGAATGAAGGTTTCATTCAGCAATATTAGTCCAATTTTCTCAACAAGGAGCATGTGAACAATGCTATGCTTTGTCCCGGTAAGCACACACCACCCTAACAATAACAGCCATCTCTCCTGTGCCTTACTAACTTTAACCACGACGACAACAACATAAATGGCATGATGAATAAAACCTAAGTTTGCTTCTCATTAACACTTTCAAGATGTTTTTCTAACTTATTTACTCACAATTTAACTTAGAATGTGTTGCTGCATTCACTCACAATGGACATCATTTGTGCAGCGCTAACTAAACCAAAAGTACTTTCATCCTACTGAAGTACTGTCACAGAAACCTTGGGTGATAGCCAGTCTCAGTTTTAGCTGACGTTTTGCCCTGCTGTGTCGTCTGCTCAGGTAAGATCCCACCTGAGAGCACGCTGACCTTCGTCATCGAGGTGCTTGAGATCAGAAATGGACCAAGGTCACATGAGTCCTTCCAGGAGATGGACCTCAATGACGACTGGAGGCTCTCCAAGCAAGAGGTATACACAAATGTGTTCAGAAAACACTTGAAGTAGATTAATTAGTCATCGCCAACCTAAGCAACCTTTTTGGCTTATGACCCTATAGAGCTAAACAATGCCTGTTCCCAGTCCAAGGAGCAGTTCCCATCTCGGATTGTGttattttgataacttttatctatttaatttTTCTATCATAACTGGTTAATTACCTCAAGACTCCTCATATTTAATCTTTGCTATAAAAAATCACTGTGTCACAGTCACTGTGTGTGCGGCCCTCCATCAACTAGAAATATTAAgccagaaataataaataaatctaatataTGTGGCACCTTCCTAACTTAAGAGAGGGGTTGAAAAAGACCAACAGGGCCAACTGTCGAACATTAGAAATCAACAAGAAATTAGATGTagaaacacattaaaagcaATATCCTAAATCAAAAGTACTGTACaagtatattgttttatagTCATGATGAATAGAAGGTATATTATTGAAAAACTGTACGGCCCATTTGagattttctttgcaaaaaaaaaaaataacagcagtaTCTGATTTTAGACTGTATTGTTAATCGTGCATTGTAAGGATGTAACttgaatttgatttgtttgtccgTCTCCTCACGgtacacaacatgtttttatttttattttcaactcaACATGTCTCGGTCTCACTAATCGCCCCTCTCTCAATCTCGATCTACCAGGTGAAAGTGTATCTGAGGAAAGAGTTTGAGCGTCACGGTTACCCTCCCAACGACACTCTACATGAGAACATGGTGGAAGACATCTTTACCAAAGAGGATGAGAACAAAGATGGCTTCATTTCCTCCAGAGAGTTTACTTACAAACACGATGAACTTTAAATCTTCATCCTGTCCCACaaacccctccctcctccctcatccAGAGGCAGTGTTTTTGTCAGGTGTGTTACATGTAAACTCCTCCTGTGTGCAACTTTGAGCCAACAAGTCAGTTTCAGTTATGTTGTcattcttttttgcatttttgtgtgtttacttctACAAAAGCACAATCTACTCTGTCTTGCATACATAGTTAGGTCAAATTACTTGGAAATGTTGTAAATTACTGAATACAAATCATATATCAATTCCTGTTATTAGTCACATAATTTATTGGATTACAAAATGCATGCTTTGGGTGGGCAATGAAAGTAGGAAAGTGGCTAAATTTGGCTGTAAAATTCCCCTTAATGAACTTTATTTCCTTAACAAAACGGAACCAGATCAACGAAATAAATTgtgctttactttttttccctttatgaTAAACAAATCTGTCAATTTGTAGATAAGATTCTGGGAATTTaagtcatgaaaatgtgaattttagtattttaaatttCATATCCATCAGTAAAATGGGTATTTTTTACAGGGCAGCAGTGACTtgaaaagcaggaaaagcagGTGTAACCAAGAACATAATCTCTCAGTTTCATGTTCTGTTAGGGCTCCCAGTAAGCCAGCATACACAATACTCAGGCCCTGGCGCTGGTAAacctaaatggaatgcagccaatataattattattattagagacaGCTGTGAGAAAGATGCATCACATGCAGACACTGCAGTGTCGATGCTGAAAGGACGTATTGTTCAACACTGTTCATAAGCAACATACATGTTCTCTCATTCTTTCACGACTTTAACCTACTGTGTCTTGGACCGTTCAGTTATCTAATTATGAATAATTCTCTCTACCAGCAAACATCAATGGAATACTCCTCTAAAAGGACAAGGTGAGATTAATggcaccttttttatttgtaacgtgcggcaggttgtttttttagatattgCAGACAGTAGAATCTAGACAATTCAGTTTCTATAGCTTCAAGGTTCTTTAATGTAAACGCATTCTGGTGAAGgttgattttaacattttttttagcacCAATGTGCTCAATAAAGACAATTTTCTTAACAAAATACTGTGGTTTATTTGGTGGTCACACCTTGTAATACTGTACACATTGAACCAGCAGGTGGCACTGTCTTCACAGGTGTTAGTATTGGTTAATACAGTGAGAACGCAAACctcattcattaattatttataacagCTCAGTGTAACTTAAAACTCATCCATAATTCATAATTGTCAGTACATTCTCTTCACAATTTTGTAGATGCATTTGTTTCTTATAAGAATAATTCCACAAACACAGGAGAGCACCACTATATCAACCCTCAAGGTTAGCATATTTAAGAATTCACCTGCAATTTTTGAAGATGAGATGAGTCTGCTAATGTATACAAGCACTTAAGGAACTACTTGTACAGTAGTTGCTGCTGGACCACAGAGCGTCACTATCTGTGTAATTAATGATGTTTCTGGGTAGCATGCAGACTTTGAAAGTGCTACTGTACAAAATGACAGATCATGatatcaaatacaaatattctATTCTGTGAAATGCTTACAAACTGTTAAGAGTCATGTTAAATATAACTGCTGgaagacactgtgtgtgtgtgaatgtaacTTATGAGTAGGGAGAgccctcctcctcacacacattcaaaacattcCACACTggaaaaggtcagaggtcacataGTCAGTATAAGGCGGGACCCTGTTtgacactctctcacacacacacacacacacacacacacacacacacacatacacatacacacaagggCCTGCATCCAAATAAGCCCATGACAGTTCTGTTATTgtcatgaggaggaggagggttgagTCTAACTGCCtgatatgtgtatgtgtgtgtgtgtgtgtgtgtgtgtgtgtgtgtgtgtgtgtgtgtgtgtgtgtgtgtgtgtgtgtgtgtgtgtgtgtgtgtgtgtgtgtgtgtgtgtgtgtgtgtgtgtgagggggggatGAAGGACGGGGTGAGGCCTTGACTCATCTGAGGTGTGTCCTAATCCCAGGTGGTTTGGGGTTCACTGTAAGatagaggaaagagggagaaaaactCAATAGAGGATAGAAGTCATGGGTGAAGAAGAGAAACAGTGAGCGTACTGTGGTGCTAcctctgttttctttgctcGGGTAGATCCGAGGAAAAGGCTTGAATTCATCGGGAGGGGGGAAGTCCTCTACGGGGTGGAACTGGAACTTGGATTCAAAATCATCTGCTAAATATACAGTAGAGATACAATCAAAGGCTGCCATTTTgtcctcatttaaaaaaaaaaaaaaaagttatattctTCCCTAATCTGTCTCTTAAAAAACTCATCCAAGAACAACCCTTCTCTAGTCTCATTCCCTCTACAGTACTTTGACCCTGAGAGTTACACTTTTTAATCAATGCAATCATAGTAAATTACAGTGTGCCTACGATAATCACACAAACCCCGTTACATAAAAgtagataaaacaaaatgatggtATATTATAAATCATTGTGAGGCATTAAAACAACAGTGTGTAAACTTTATTTCATCCTTACAAGTAAGTTGTACTTTCTACTGCTTAGTATGTGTGAAGGTGTTCTTAACCTGTTGttactttaaaaacagaagtcCATATGGTCGTATTGAGGGGTGTCTCTCATCATCAATAGAAGCgattacattatatttactTCTAATGATGATGTAGGAAATACAATAACCATGaaccaaaaatgaaatatagatatcatgttaataatactaatatgaTAATATCATGTACATAATCATGTGCctctttatttgcataaaattaGAAAAAGTGCACAAGTGATTTTtgagcattattattataatttcaatTTCCTGTCGATATCGCAAAAATATCGCTGGTGCGAACTCAATCGTGCGGCgaaaatctgatattgtgaTAGCCCTAATTagaatgaattaaataaataaaatgtaataaaattacattattgtacttttacta is a genomic window containing:
- the LOC129097481 gene encoding peptidyl-prolyl cis-trans isomerase FKBP14-like, with the protein product MLVSVLAWLCSSLLGSAGGGKLPEAEVHIDVLHRPFLCHRRSKYGDILLVHHDGYFENGTMFHSSRAEGDKQAVWFTLGIKEVIKGWDKGLQDMCSGEKRKLVVPPALAYGKEGRGKIPPESTLTFVIEVLEIRNGPRSHESFQEMDLNDDWRLSKQEVKVYLRKEFERHGYPPNDTLHENMVEDIFTKEDENKDGFISSREFTYKHDEL